The Paenibacillus macerans genome includes a window with the following:
- the nifD gene encoding nitrogenase molybdenum-iron protein alpha chain, translating to MGTTDVIQKKQLVEEMLEIFPEKAKKERKRHYEVMEEDYKQTNCKCAIKSNVKSRPGVMTIRGCAYAGSKGVVWGPIKDMVHISHGPIGCGQYSWGTRRNYASGMLGIDNFTAMQVTSDFQETDIVFGGDKKLELICREIKEMFPLAKGITIQSECPVGLIGDDIEAVAKKMSKELGIPIVPVRCEGFRGVSQSLGHHIANDAIRDFLMGRAELKECGPYDVNIIGDYNIGGDAWASRILLEEMGLRVIGQWSGDGTLQEIMTAHKAKLNLIHCFRSMNYMCEVMENQYGIPSLEYNFFGPTKTIESLRKIASFFDETIQENCEKVIARYKDEMDAVVAKYRPRLDGKKVMLLIGGLRARHTIGAYEDLGMEIVATGYEFAHKDDYLKTIPELKQATILMDDPGAYELEEIAQRLDIDLMGAGVKEKYVYHKMGIPFRQMHSWDYSGPYHGFDGFKVFARDMDMAVNSPVWNLVKARQKKEVTA from the coding sequence ATGGGAACGACGGACGTGATCCAAAAGAAACAGCTCGTCGAGGAGATGCTGGAGATCTTCCCGGAGAAAGCCAAAAAAGAACGCAAACGCCATTATGAGGTAATGGAGGAGGACTACAAGCAGACTAACTGCAAATGCGCCATCAAATCCAACGTCAAGTCGCGGCCGGGCGTGATGACGATCCGCGGCTGCGCCTACGCCGGCTCCAAAGGCGTGGTATGGGGGCCGATCAAGGACATGGTCCACATCAGTCACGGGCCGATCGGCTGCGGCCAATACAGCTGGGGCACGCGGCGGAATTATGCCAGCGGTATGTTGGGGATCGACAACTTTACAGCGATGCAGGTGACCAGCGATTTTCAGGAGACGGATATCGTGTTTGGCGGGGACAAAAAGCTGGAGCTCATTTGCCGGGAAATCAAGGAGATGTTTCCGCTGGCCAAAGGGATTACCATCCAGTCGGAATGCCCGGTCGGCCTGATCGGCGACGACATTGAAGCCGTGGCCAAAAAAATGAGCAAGGAGCTGGGTATCCCGATCGTGCCGGTGCGCTGCGAAGGCTTCCGCGGCGTCAGCCAGTCGCTCGGCCATCATATCGCCAACGACGCCATCCGCGACTTTCTGATGGGCCGGGCGGAGCTGAAGGAGTGCGGGCCATACGATGTCAACATCATCGGCGATTACAATATCGGCGGGGACGCCTGGGCGTCGCGGATTTTGCTGGAGGAAATGGGCCTGCGCGTTATCGGGCAATGGTCCGGCGACGGTACGCTCCAGGAGATCATGACCGCGCATAAAGCGAAGCTGAACCTCATCCATTGCTTCCGCTCGATGAACTATATGTGCGAGGTGATGGAGAATCAGTACGGGATCCCGTCCTTGGAGTACAACTTCTTCGGTCCGACCAAAACGATCGAAAGCTTGCGCAAGATCGCGTCATTTTTCGATGAGACAATCCAGGAAAATTGCGAAAAAGTCATCGCCCGCTATAAGGACGAAATGGACGCGGTAGTCGCCAAATACCGTCCGCGCCTCGATGGCAAGAAGGTCATGCTGCTGATCGGCGGCTTGCGGGCCCGGCATACGATCGGCGCCTATGAGGACCTGGGCATGGAAATCGTGGCAACCGGTTATGAATTCGCCCACAAGGACGATTATTTAAAAACGATCCCCGAGCTGAAACAGGCAACGATCCTGATGGACGATCCGGGCGCATACGAACTGGAGGAGATCGCCCAGCGGCTCGATATCGATCTGATGGGCGCGGGCGTGAAGGAAAAATACGTTTACCACAAAATGGGCATCCCGTTCCGGCAAATGCATTCCTGGGATTACAGCGGCCCCTATCATGGTTTTGACGGGTTTAAGGTGTTCGCCCGGGACATGGATATGGCCGTCAACAGCCCGGTGTGGAATTTGGTGAAGGCCCGGCAAAAAAAGGAGGTGACGGCATGA
- a CDS encoding S-layer homology domain-containing protein produces MASFKRSSRRNAHRAVSAMLVTAMCFSGGAAVFADEMSSTSTGTSQTISSTTSLFSDVANGFWAEKHIYKLAAEGIILGDAGKFRPGDVVTQQEAITMAIRLMNLESQLGNGSKVPADLKVGNYFKPYLELALSKNLLDKNEEIAATADKESWGEKKATREWVAKILVRALGKDAEAKASATLSTGFADQSSISVNARGYVNVAVQLKITTGVEGKKFDPQGKVTRAQMAAFLSRGSEYISANYKNAYEGIVTNLTGDRLTLYANGQTKTFALDNRTAYFAKDSEVKINKSQLKLYTKVLAVDKAGSAAYVEIIDPAEQLDSVEGTMLRILGDNRLLLLVGNEPETIVYDDSTVFLDQSGKAIKPANLQPDTKMVVKRETYSGQHRPIIIQSTVLSKNGTGVIEAVYADGNTVTIKDQDGTTGKYEVDKNALLQYQNQLMSLSELQKGAAVQYTVKNSVLVSLKVTGSTERALEGTLLEIGTDANMLTIKRSGGALETRLLDDKPVIKIAGIANPGIDDLIADLNNGDQVKLTLNSTDVVTGIEVLGRNVKHLKQATVVSYDTKLQALMVMDSEGKPHAFTLDDKTEAYYDSDYDDLDLDELEDLLTKNRIVNIAYLGDRVVSVQVIYKYVGKFVEADTSNKEIVIEVEGELLRLPYNSSLDMEISGKSKPTFNDFSKGDPVVAVLDSRQDKVELLGLRISKQFEVAYVNASSDRIGISKDNFSNYIYVKDARFLDNNGNVIKLSDLHEGDTISIDFEGLTAVKVKRVNSPR; encoded by the coding sequence ATGGCATCATTTAAACGCAGTTCTCGAAGAAATGCCCATAGAGCGGTTTCCGCCATGCTCGTAACGGCGATGTGTTTCAGCGGAGGCGCAGCAGTGTTCGCCGATGAGATGTCTTCCACATCTACGGGAACTTCGCAAACGATTTCCTCAACGACGTCGTTGTTCAGCGACGTGGCGAACGGTTTTTGGGCGGAAAAACATATATATAAGCTGGCCGCCGAAGGGATCATTCTTGGCGATGCCGGAAAATTCCGGCCGGGGGACGTCGTAACGCAGCAGGAAGCGATCACGATGGCGATTCGGCTAATGAATCTGGAATCCCAATTGGGCAACGGCTCGAAAGTCCCGGCGGATTTGAAAGTCGGCAACTATTTCAAGCCTTATCTGGAGCTGGCGTTGTCCAAAAATCTGCTGGATAAGAACGAGGAAATCGCCGCAACGGCGGACAAAGAATCCTGGGGCGAGAAAAAAGCGACGCGCGAGTGGGTTGCCAAAATTCTCGTTCGGGCCTTGGGAAAGGACGCTGAAGCGAAAGCTTCGGCAACCTTGTCCACGGGTTTTGCCGACCAATCGAGCATTTCCGTGAATGCCCGCGGATACGTGAATGTCGCGGTTCAATTGAAAATTACGACCGGGGTTGAAGGCAAAAAGTTCGACCCGCAAGGGAAAGTGACGCGTGCGCAAATGGCTGCGTTTTTAAGCCGTGGCAGTGAGTATATCAGCGCCAACTATAAGAACGCGTATGAAGGCATCGTCACCAATTTGACAGGCGACAGACTGACGTTATACGCGAACGGACAAACGAAAACCTTTGCTTTGGACAACCGTACCGCTTATTTCGCCAAAGATTCCGAAGTCAAAATCAACAAAAGCCAATTGAAGCTGTACACGAAAGTTTTGGCGGTTGATAAGGCGGGTTCGGCCGCTTACGTTGAGATCATCGATCCGGCGGAGCAGTTGGACAGCGTGGAAGGAACGATGCTGCGGATACTTGGCGACAACCGCTTGCTGCTGCTCGTCGGTAACGAGCCCGAGACGATTGTGTATGACGATAGCACGGTTTTCCTGGATCAAAGCGGCAAAGCGATCAAACCGGCTAATCTCCAGCCGGACACCAAGATGGTCGTTAAACGGGAAACTTACTCCGGCCAGCACAGGCCTATCATCATTCAATCGACCGTGTTAAGCAAGAATGGAACCGGTGTGATCGAAGCGGTTTATGCGGACGGCAACACCGTTACCATTAAAGATCAAGACGGCACGACGGGGAAGTATGAAGTCGATAAAAATGCGCTGCTCCAGTACCAAAATCAACTGATGAGCTTAAGCGAATTGCAAAAAGGCGCTGCTGTTCAATACACGGTAAAAAACAGCGTTCTCGTCTCCCTCAAAGTGACCGGAAGCACGGAGCGGGCGCTCGAAGGGACGTTGCTGGAAATCGGCACCGACGCCAACATGCTGACGATCAAAAGAAGCGGCGGTGCCCTGGAAACGAGGCTGCTTGACGATAAGCCTGTGATTAAGATCGCCGGGATTGCCAATCCCGGCATCGACGATCTGATCGCCGATCTGAACAATGGGGACCAAGTCAAGCTGACGCTGAACAGCACCGATGTTGTAACCGGAATCGAGGTTCTCGGACGCAATGTGAAGCATCTCAAACAAGCGACCGTCGTTTCCTACGATACTAAACTGCAGGCCCTGATGGTTATGGACTCGGAAGGAAAACCGCATGCGTTTACGCTGGATGATAAGACGGAAGCGTATTACGACTCCGATTATGATGATCTAGATTTGGATGAGCTCGAGGATCTTCTGACTAAAAATCGAATTGTTAATATCGCTTATTTGGGTGACCGGGTGGTTTCCGTTCAGGTCATTTACAAATACGTCGGCAAGTTTGTGGAGGCGGACACTTCCAACAAAGAGATCGTAATTGAAGTGGAGGGGGAACTCCTCAGATTGCCTTACAACTCGAGTTTGGATATGGAGATTTCCGGAAAATCAAAACCTACCTTTAATGACTTCTCTAAAGGGGATCCGGTTGTAGCTGTTCTGGATTCCAGACAAGACAAGGTAGAATTGCTTGGCCTCAGAATCTCCAAACAATTTGAAGTAGCGTATGTAAATGCTTCGAGTGACCGCATCGGCATAAGTAAAGACAATTTCAGCAACTATATTTATGTGAAGGACGCCCGGTTTTTGGATAATAACGGAAATGTCATCAAGTTGTCCGATTTGCATGAAGGGGATACGATCAGCATTGATTTTGAAGGCCTGACGGCGGTCAAAGTGAAGAGAGTAAATTCACCAAGGTGA
- a CDS encoding N-acetylmuramoyl-L-alanine amidase family protein has product MRKKNLAAMLFTLILLFAFSQTGHAAAGSTSVYLDGRALTLPENGQVQNVNGNVMIPIRVVAEELGFDVNWEKMTGTVTIQQPGTILTLAVNKTTATVNGSEFMLTVAPMLAKDTTLVPLRFVGEQMGLAVSWDNSSKSVYLTSPSSGSGSGSIDSPESGNESEQPGTPIEPENGGELASVNGISFIDNRLMIDVDKNVTPNIFTMNGPDRLVVDLPQTVFAESLATGQTMDSNQSGMMEVIDSPDVSSVRFALFSSDPWTVRVVLDLNHQVNYSLVNENDGLIIVDLNAEAIAPGDGTDTDGGLTTVVIDAGHGGKDPGASSITKKKEKDFNLAVALKVQQLLLEQGPSINVVMTRESDTYPTLQDRVKIAENANADIFISIHANSGPATATGVETYYTRSESAGLAKVMHKHLVESSGLPDRKVRTQSLHVTRETTMPAVLLECGYLSNKNDEALLYTEEFQNNVAQGIVDGIKEYLGVN; this is encoded by the coding sequence ATGAGGAAAAAAAATTTGGCGGCAATGTTGTTCACTTTAATTTTATTGTTTGCGTTTTCGCAAACGGGACATGCTGCCGCGGGAAGTACCAGTGTTTATCTGGATGGAAGGGCGCTAACCTTGCCCGAAAATGGACAAGTCCAAAATGTAAATGGCAATGTGATGATTCCAATTCGTGTCGTCGCGGAGGAGCTTGGTTTTGACGTCAACTGGGAAAAAATGACGGGCACGGTAACCATACAGCAACCCGGAACAATTCTCACTTTGGCCGTCAACAAGACGACGGCAACGGTAAACGGCAGTGAGTTCATGCTGACGGTTGCCCCCATGCTGGCCAAAGATACCACGCTTGTCCCTTTGCGATTCGTGGGCGAGCAGATGGGGCTTGCGGTATCTTGGGACAATTCCAGCAAATCGGTTTATTTAACGAGTCCGAGCTCCGGCAGCGGTAGCGGCAGTATCGATAGCCCCGAGTCGGGCAACGAATCGGAGCAGCCGGGAACGCCGATCGAGCCGGAAAATGGCGGTGAATTGGCTTCCGTCAACGGCATCAGCTTTATTGACAATCGTTTGATGATCGACGTGGACAAGAACGTGACGCCGAACATTTTTACGATGAATGGCCCCGACCGGCTAGTGGTAGATCTGCCGCAAACCGTTTTTGCCGAGTCGCTTGCGACCGGCCAAACGATGGATAGCAATCAGAGCGGTATGATGGAAGTGATCGATTCTCCAGACGTGTCCAGCGTTAGATTCGCTTTGTTCAGCAGCGATCCTTGGACCGTACGCGTCGTGCTGGACCTGAATCATCAGGTGAATTATTCACTGGTAAACGAAAATGACGGACTTATTATCGTTGATTTGAATGCCGAAGCAATTGCTCCAGGGGACGGAACGGACACAGATGGCGGCTTGACTACGGTCGTGATCGATGCCGGGCACGGGGGGAAAGATCCGGGAGCGAGCAGCATCACGAAGAAAAAGGAAAAGGACTTCAACCTTGCCGTCGCTTTAAAAGTACAGCAACTGCTTTTGGAACAAGGGCCGAGCATTAACGTCGTGATGACGCGCGAGAGCGATACATATCCGACACTGCAGGATCGGGTGAAGATTGCGGAAAATGCCAATGCGGACATTTTTATTTCCATCCATGCGAATTCCGGCCCGGCGACGGCGACCGGAGTTGAGACGTATTACACCCGCTCCGAAAGCGCGGGTTTGGCGAAGGTTATGCACAAACATCTCGTGGAATCGTCGGGGCTTCCGGACCGCAAGGTGCGCACGCAAAGCCTGCACGTCACTCGTGAAACGACCATGCCGGCGGTGCTGCTGGAATGCGGATATTTAAGCAACAAAAACGACGAAGCCCTGCTATACACGGAAGAATTCCAGAACAATGTGGCACAGGGAATTGTCGATGGAATCAAAGAATATCTCGGCGTGAACTAA
- a CDS encoding GerMN domain-containing protein yields MNRKGWVMGMLVVLLLLSSGCGQKPQAAPTTGTGNAGSNEAVGEPVAAAPQNEGQGSQGEDNGKEQAQSPLQTTSIEAYYTDDNMLELTKETRQISFESDQDKYLAALKTLQSSENTGLFALWEKAVFHSATLADGVLTVDMSLPDEARQGAGGEALAIEALTKTLFQFQEVNAIELLVDGEKVDTLMGHVELDHPLLRN; encoded by the coding sequence GTGAACAGAAAAGGATGGGTCATGGGGATGCTGGTTGTTTTGCTCTTGCTGAGCAGCGGTTGCGGTCAAAAACCGCAGGCCGCTCCGACCACCGGAACGGGAAACGCAGGGTCGAACGAGGCTGTCGGGGAGCCTGTGGCGGCGGCTCCGCAAAATGAAGGGCAGGGCTCGCAAGGAGAGGATAACGGGAAGGAGCAGGCACAATCGCCGCTGCAAACAACATCGATCGAGGCTTATTATACGGATGATAACATGCTGGAGTTAACGAAGGAAACCCGGCAAATTTCGTTCGAATCCGATCAAGACAAATATTTGGCGGCGCTAAAAACGCTGCAGTCCAGCGAAAATACCGGCTTGTTTGCTCTCTGGGAGAAAGCTGTTTTTCACTCGGCTACGCTTGCGGATGGAGTATTGACGGTCGATATGTCGCTGCCTGATGAGGCGCGCCAAGGTGCCGGCGGAGAGGCGCTGGCGATCGAAGCGCTGACCAAAACGCTGTTTCAATTTCAGGAAGTTAATGCCATCGAGCTGCTCGTTGACGGGGAAAAGGTCGACACCTTGATGGGACATGTCGAATTAGATCATCCTCTGTTAAGAAATTAG
- the nth gene encoding endonuclease III, producing MNAADVRHILDTIGAMFPDARCELNHSNAFELTIAVLLSAQCTDATVNKVTADLFRKYKTPEDYLSVPLEELEQDIRKIGLFRSKAKHIQNLCRILLERYGGEVPREHEELVQLPGVGRKTANVVVSNAFGVPAIAVDTHVERVSKRLGLAGWNDSVLEVEKKLMKRVPRDEWTLTHHRLIFFGRYHCKAQNPKCEVCPLLDVCREGKKRMKKPRSRKNKEDA from the coding sequence ATGAATGCTGCAGATGTCCGTCATATATTGGACACCATCGGTGCCATGTTTCCGGATGCGCGCTGTGAGCTGAACCATAGCAACGCTTTTGAGTTAACGATTGCCGTGCTCCTGTCCGCGCAATGCACCGATGCGACCGTGAACAAAGTCACGGCGGATTTGTTCCGGAAGTATAAAACGCCTGAAGATTATCTTTCGGTTCCGTTGGAAGAGCTGGAGCAGGACATCCGCAAAATCGGTTTGTTCCGCAGCAAAGCGAAGCATATTCAAAACCTGTGCCGGATTTTGCTGGAACGATACGGGGGAGAAGTGCCGCGCGAACACGAGGAGCTGGTACAGCTGCCCGGGGTCGGAAGGAAAACGGCCAATGTGGTCGTTTCCAATGCGTTTGGCGTCCCGGCGATTGCGGTTGACACTCATGTGGAACGTGTCAGCAAACGGCTTGGGCTGGCAGGGTGGAACGATTCCGTCCTGGAGGTCGAAAAAAAGCTAATGAAGCGGGTGCCGAGGGACGAGTGGACGTTAACGCATCATCGGCTTATTTTTTTCGGGAGATACCACTGTAAAGCGCAAAACCCGAAATGCGAAGTCTGCCCGCTCCTGGACGTGTGCCGGGAAGGCAAGAAACGTATGAAAAAACCGAGAAGCAGGAAAAATAAAGAAGATGCGTAA
- the nifH gene encoding nitrogenase iron protein — translation MRQIAFYGKGGIGKSTTSQNTLAQLAKKFNQQIMIVGCDPKADSTRLILNTKAQQTVLHLAAERGSVEDLELADVIQEGFGGIQCVECGGPEPGVGCAGRGIITAINFLEEEGAYEGLDFVSYDVLGDVVCGGFAMPIREKKAEEIYIVCSGEMMAMYAANNIARGILKYANSGGVRLGGLICNSRNTDREDELITELARRLNTQMIHFVPRDNVVQHAELRRMTVTQYNESHSQAAEYEQLADKILHNDMLTIPTPISMEELEDLLMEFGVIENEEEAAKRMKTAL, via the coding sequence ATGAGACAAATCGCATTTTACGGAAAAGGCGGAATCGGCAAATCGACGACTTCGCAAAATACGCTGGCCCAGCTGGCCAAAAAATTCAATCAACAAATTATGATTGTCGGCTGTGACCCGAAAGCGGACTCTACCCGGCTGATTCTGAACACGAAAGCGCAGCAAACCGTTTTGCATTTGGCGGCGGAGCGGGGTTCGGTCGAGGATTTGGAGCTGGCGGACGTCATTCAGGAAGGGTTCGGCGGCATCCAGTGCGTGGAATGCGGCGGTCCGGAGCCGGGCGTCGGCTGCGCGGGACGCGGCATTATAACGGCGATCAATTTCCTCGAAGAGGAAGGCGCCTATGAAGGGCTGGACTTCGTTTCCTACGACGTGCTTGGCGACGTGGTTTGCGGCGGTTTCGCCATGCCGATCCGTGAGAAAAAAGCGGAGGAAATTTACATCGTCTGCTCCGGCGAAATGATGGCCATGTACGCCGCCAACAACATTGCGCGCGGCATTTTGAAATACGCCAACAGCGGCGGCGTCCGCCTCGGGGGCTTAATCTGCAACAGCCGCAACACGGACCGCGAGGATGAGCTGATCACCGAGCTTGCCCGCCGCCTGAACACGCAGATGATCCATTTCGTGCCGCGGGATAACGTGGTGCAGCATGCCGAACTGCGGAGAATGACCGTCACCCAGTACAACGAAAGTCATTCCCAAGCCGCCGAATACGAGCAATTGGCCGACAAAATTCTGCACAACGACATGCTGACGATTCCGACGCCGATCAGCATGGAGGAACTGGAAGACCTGCTGATGGAGTTCGGGGTCATCGAAAACGAGGAGGAGGCCGCGAAGCGGATGAAAACCGCGCTTTAA
- a CDS encoding GerMN domain-containing protein → MRKMGCLLLIIALLALAGCGQKPAAMPADTGNASNAAEGGANNGQGPAADSSQGAGGEGAGQTDASGPQQTSEQVKLTVKVYFTDNDLIELKPAEREIEVPKGQEDLKYEEAFKALQSADPGLISLWEKVKLNSAAFSEANGELALDIELPDEARLGAGGEALAIDALKKTMFQFDEVKQIEVTVGGEKVESLMGHADLEHPITRSGS, encoded by the coding sequence ATGAGAAAAATGGGATGTCTTTTGCTGATCATCGCTCTGTTGGCGCTGGCGGGCTGCGGACAAAAGCCTGCAGCTATGCCGGCGGATACCGGGAATGCTTCAAACGCCGCGGAAGGCGGCGCGAATAATGGCCAGGGCCCGGCGGCCGATTCCAGCCAGGGTGCCGGTGGCGAGGGAGCGGGCCAAACCGATGCAAGCGGGCCGCAGCAAACATCGGAGCAGGTCAAGCTGACGGTTAAGGTTTATTTTACGGATAATGATCTTATAGAATTGAAGCCGGCCGAGCGTGAGATTGAGGTGCCGAAAGGGCAAGAAGACCTCAAATATGAAGAAGCGTTTAAGGCCCTGCAGTCGGCCGATCCAGGTTTGATTTCTTTATGGGAGAAAGTGAAGCTCAACAGCGCCGCTTTTTCCGAAGCGAACGGCGAGCTGGCGCTCGATATTGAGTTGCCGGACGAGGCCCGGCTCGGCGCGGGCGGCGAGGCGCTAGCCATCGATGCGCTGAAAAAGACGATGTTCCAGTTCGACGAGGTGAAGCAAATCGAGGTTACCGTAGGCGGAGAAAAGGTCGAATCGCTTATGGGCCATGCGGACCTTGAGCACCCGATCACCAGATCCGGAAGCTAA
- the nifB gene encoding nitrogenase cofactor biosynthesis protein NifB — protein sequence MDPISADVRPILNSDIARHPCYSEAAHRYFARMHVPVAPACNIGCHYCNRKFDCVNESRPGVVSEVLTPEEAARKAAGVAAQLLQLSVVGIAGPGDPLANPDKTFDTFRRIRSAVPDVTLCLSTNGLNLMKYLDQIVELGIAHVTITINAVDPDIGSQIYGWVYDEESGRKYEGRKAASLLITRQLLGLKALSDKGVLVKVNSVLIPGVNDVHMPVLAGMVKRLGAFMHNIMPLIIAPGSRYEQEGREAPPPKLLHAVQEACGGAGAQLMRHCRQCRADAIGLLGEDRSGDFTWERLASAPPLDPAARERLQADLEEKVKRLAERQAAKAAAGRRPEGGCACPAATASGAPAETAGYRLRAAVASRGEGRVNLHFGHAKEFMVYETDGQDVTFLGIRKVQAYCHGKASCNGDKAATLQEIIDSLSDCSVLFSAGIGKVPEAKLKAAGIIPVVKPGQIEELILQHAKYETKFLKWRSFL from the coding sequence ATGGATCCCATAAGCGCGGACGTCCGCCCAATCTTAAACAGCGACATCGCCAGGCACCCCTGCTACAGCGAAGCGGCGCACCGTTATTTTGCGCGGATGCACGTGCCGGTGGCACCGGCTTGCAATATCGGGTGCCATTATTGCAACCGAAAGTTTGACTGCGTTAACGAGAGCAGGCCCGGCGTCGTCAGTGAAGTGCTGACTCCGGAAGAAGCGGCCCGCAAAGCGGCCGGCGTCGCCGCCCAGCTTCTGCAATTGTCCGTCGTCGGCATTGCCGGTCCGGGCGATCCTCTGGCCAATCCGGATAAGACGTTCGATACGTTTCGCCGGATCCGCAGCGCCGTTCCGGATGTTACGCTTTGCCTTAGCACCAACGGCCTAAACTTGATGAAATACCTTGATCAAATCGTTGAACTTGGCATTGCCCATGTCACGATCACGATCAATGCGGTCGATCCGGATATCGGCAGCCAAATTTACGGTTGGGTATATGACGAAGAATCGGGCCGCAAATATGAAGGCCGGAAAGCGGCAAGCTTGCTTATCACCCGCCAACTGCTCGGGCTGAAAGCCCTAAGCGACAAAGGGGTGCTGGTCAAAGTCAACTCGGTGCTGATCCCGGGCGTCAATGACGTGCATATGCCGGTTCTGGCCGGCATGGTGAAGCGGTTAGGGGCTTTTATGCACAACATTATGCCGCTCATCATCGCTCCGGGCAGCCGTTACGAACAGGAGGGCCGCGAGGCGCCGCCGCCGAAGCTGCTGCACGCCGTCCAAGAAGCTTGCGGCGGAGCGGGGGCGCAACTCATGAGGCATTGCCGGCAGTGCCGCGCCGATGCCATCGGCCTCCTGGGAGAGGATCGCAGTGGCGATTTCACTTGGGAGCGGCTTGCATCGGCGCCGCCGCTTGACCCGGCAGCGCGGGAGCGGCTGCAAGCCGACCTGGAGGAGAAAGTGAAGCGGCTGGCGGAACGCCAAGCGGCGAAAGCGGCTGCCGGACGCCGGCCGGAAGGCGGGTGTGCTTGCCCCGCGGCCACCGCTTCGGGAGCGCCTGCGGAAACTGCTGGCTATAGGCTGAGAGCTGCAGTCGCTTCCCGGGGCGAAGGCCGGGTCAACCTGCATTTCGGCCATGCCAAGGAATTTATGGTGTATGAGACCGACGGACAGGATGTTACCTTCCTCGGGATTCGCAAAGTGCAGGCTTATTGTCACGGCAAAGCGAGCTGCAATGGGGATAAAGCGGCGACGCTGCAGGAAATTATCGACAGCTTAAGCGATTGTTCGGTGCTTTTTTCGGCGGGCATCGGCAAAGTACCCGAAGCTAAGCTGAAGGCGGCCGGCATCATCCCGGTAGTCAAACCTGGCCAGATTGAAGAACTGATTTTGCAGCATGCCAAATATGAAACCAAATTTCTAAAATGGAGGTCATTCCTATGA